The genomic DNA GCCCTCGCGCTCTATCACGATGGCGACGACGGAGACAGCTACGAAGCCCTCGCGCTCTCGACTCGGGGGTGGTTCGAAAACCGGAGATTTTCGTCATCACGAGAGAGCTCCGCTCTCTCGAACGACCTCGCTCCGCTCCTCGGGTTCGCTTCGCTCACCCTGCGGTGCTTGCGTCGTCCACCTTCGTCGAGCGCGCTCCACCCGTCCCCGACGACGCAAGCACCACAGCGACCGCAGGGAGCGAGGAGCGCAGCGAGGCGCGGACGGTGGAGCGCGCGAGGGCTTCGTAGGTCTCTCTGTCGCCTGTTGTGGAATAATCATCTAAAGCTGAAAAATAGCGTGTAAAGTCGCCCACCTGGGATTTATAACTCGAATAATCAAATTATCTGTCTTTTTCGGGCCAACCGGCGGGCACGTCGTGGCCCTCGTCCGGCCGCGGCCCCAGCCGTTCGCCCCGGTCCGGCGGGTCCCAGTCGGTCGTCAGGTCCAGCAGCGTCCGGACGATGAACCCCGTCAGCCCCCAGACGACGTGCCCGTCGACACGGAAGAAGGGGAGGCGCGCGGTGCCGCGGTCCGGGTGCGAGCGGGTCTCGCTCTCGTAGACGCCCGGCGAGGTCAGGTCCGACACCGAGATGACAACGACGGCGGCGACCTCCCGCTCGTCGGGGTCGTAGGTCCGGTCGGGGACCCGCGCGACGAACGGCCGGACGACGTGGCCGTAGGGCCCCGGCAGGTCGTCCAGCGGGCCGACGACGTCGGCGGTCATCGGTTCGAGGCCGACCTCCTCGCGGGCCTCCCGCAGCGCGGTCGTCTCCAGGTCGCCGTCGTCGGCCTCGTAGCCGCCGCCGGGGAAGCTCATCTCGCCGGCGTGGTTGCGCATGTCGGCCGCGCGCTCCGTGAACAGGAGGTGGTGGCCGTCCTCGCGCTCGATGACCGGGACGAGGACGCCGGCCCACTCCGCGCGCTCGACGCCGCTCACCTCGCGGGCCCGGTGGGCGGTGACCGCGTCGAGGTCGAGGCGAGCGACGTGGGGCGGGCCGTCGTCGGCGTCGGCATCGTCGCCGGGCGGGTGGGGCGGCTCCGGTTCGTACGGACTCCGGCCGCCGTCGGTCCCCTCGCCCGTCCCGGGGTCGTCACCCGTCATCGTCCACCTCGTCGAAGAAGGCGGTCAGCGCGTCGTTGACGGGTCGTGAGGACTCGACGTGGGCGAGCCGGCGGCCGGCGATGGCCTCGAACCGGCCGCGCGGCAGGTCCTCCGCCAGCGCCTCGGCCGTGGGCCGGTCGACGGCGGGGTCGTCGGTTCCGCGGAGAACGAACGCGGGCTCGGTCAGCTCGTACAGGGGCTCGGGGGTGAAGCCGAGCCAGGCGTCGACCTGTGCCGAGCGGACCCGGGGTGGGGCGTCCTCGGCGCGGCGCCAGTCGACGACCCGCTCCAGGAGCGAGGGGTCGGCGTCGCGGAAGGCGTCGGAGAACAGGGCCGGAAGGGTCGCGCGCACGGCGGCCTCGTCGGCGCCGTCCGGGTAGCACCGCGCCAGGCCGTCCACGTCGACATCGCTGCCCGCGCAGGTCCCCACGAGCACGAGCGAGCGGATGCCCCGGTCGCGGGCGTAGCGAAGCGCCACCGCGCCCCCCAGCCCGAAGCCGACGAGGTGGGCGGGCTTGGCGTCGGCGGCCGCGAGCACCGCGCTCAGGTCGCCCGCAAGCGTGTCGATGTCGACGGCCCCGTCGGTCCCGGAGTCGCCGGTGCCGCGGTGGTCGAAGGTGACGACGCGACGGCGGCCCGCCAGCGGCTCGTGCTGCCAGCCCCAGGCCCACGCCCCGAAGCCGGCGTCGTTGACGAGCGCCACCGGCGGGTCCTCGCCCTCGCCAGCCACGGCGTAGCGCAGCGTCGTCCCGTCGTCGGTGGTTGCGGTCGGCACGTCCCGTACGTGGGACGGGTCGGCACATACCGCTTGCGGGGGCCCCCCGTGGTGGGCCGGAGCATCGCTCGCCGCCGCTGGTCTGATAATGGTCGCTTTTTGACCGAGCATACAGGGTGATATTTATACGGGGTGGGCCGTTACGGCCGCTACTCCGTGACCGACGACACGCCGCGGGTGCTGTACGTCGACGACGGTCCTGCGATGCGCGAACTCGTGAGCCGTGGCTTCGAGCGGCGCCCCGGCGTGACCAGTTGGGCTGCGCTGGACGGGGCGATGGCGCTGGCGGCGGTCGAGGCGACGCGGTTCGACTGCGTCGTCGCGAGCCACGACCTGCCCGAGATGAGCGGCCTGGACCTGCTCGACGAGATCCGTGCGACGCACACGGAGCTCCCGTTCGTCCTGTTCGCCGCCGACGGCGACGAGCAACTGGCCGCCGAGGCGCTCGGGCGTGGCGCCACCGACTACCTCCGCCGGAGCGGTGCCAACCCCGTCCCGCTGGTGGTCGACCGGGCGACCGACTACGCCACCGAGCACTTCGAGCGGGCGGCGCTGGAGCGGGTCCGCGAGCGCTACGAGATCGTCGGGCGCACCGTCTCGGACGTCGTCTGGGAGTGGGACCTCGAGACGGGTGCCGTCCGGTGGGGTGCCGGGGTCGAGGCCGCCCTGGGCTTCGACCGCAGCGGCTCCTACGACCGTTCCTGGTGGCTCGAGCGCGTCCACCCGGAGGACCGCGAGGCCCTGCGGGCGGCCTGCCGGCCGGTCCGGGAGGGTGACGAGCAGGGCTTCGAGTGCCGTTACCGCCTCCGGCGCGCGGACGGCTCCTACGCACACGTCGTGGACGCCGGCGAGGGCGTCGGCGACGGCGAGCCCGGTCGGCTGGTCGGGGCGCTCCGGGACGAGACCGAGCGGATCGAGCGCGCGGCGGCGCTGGAGCGTCGCAACGAGCAACTCGACCAGTTCGCCACGGTCGTCAGCCACGACCTCCGGAACCCGCTCGGCGTCGTCCGCGGGCGCATCCAGCTCGCCCGCGAGACGGGCGACCTCGACCACCTGGCGGACGCCGTCGACGCCACCGACCGCATGGGGGAGCTCATCGACGATCTCCTCGCGCTGGCCCGCGAGGGGCGGACCGTCGAGGAGCCCGAGCCGGTCGCGCTCGGGCCCATCGCCCGGACGGCCTGGGCCTCCATCCCGGACCGCGAGGCCGTCGACGCCACACTCGAGGTCGAGACCGATGTCGGGGAGCGACTGCTGGCCGACCCCGACCGGCTCCGACAGCTCCTGGAGAACCTGTTCGCGAACGCGGTCGAACACGGATCGAGGGGCGTCGACTCGGAGGGCCGACAGGACGCCGACGGACCCGCCCTCACCGTCCGAATCGGCTGGCTCCCGGACGGTGACGGCTTCTACGTGGCCGACGACGGCCCCGGTATCCCACCCGACCGACGCGACGAGGTGTTCGACCTCGGCGACACCGACGGCGGCACCGGGGTCGGGCTGGCCATCGTCGAGGAGGTGGCCACGGCCCACGGCTGGGAGCTCGAGGTCGTCGAGAGCGACGAGGGGGGCGCGCGCTTCGAGGTCCGGGGAGTCACCCCCGGCGGCGAGGACGGCGCGGACGGGGCGGCTTCTTGACCCACCCGTCCGAACCCCCGGCATGGACCCCGCCGACGTCGCCGCCGATATCGACCTCGACGACATCGCGTACCTGAACTGGGGCGCCAGCGGGCCCTCGCCCGACCGGGTGCTCGCCGCTGCCCGCGACGAGCAGCGTCGCCACGAGCGCCACGCCCACTCGACGGCGGACCCCTACGAGTACGCCGCCGAGCAGTTCGCCGCGACCCGAGAGTCGGTCGCGGGCCTGCTCGACACGGCGTCCGAGCGCATCGCGCTCACGGATTCGACCGCCGACGGCATCTCGCGGGTGGCGAACGCCATCGACTGGGCCGACGGCGACACCGTCGTCCGGACGGACATGGACCACCCGGCGGGGACCCTCCCCTGGGGGCGCCGCCAGGACGACGGGCTCGTCGTCCACGAGCTCGACTGTCCCGGTGGTCACCTCGACTTCGACGCGCTCCGCGACGCCGCCCAGGGGTCGAAACTGGTCGTCCTGAATGCCATCTCCTGGCTCCACGGCACCCATCTCGACATCTCGCGTGCGGTCGACATCGCACACGACGCCGGGGCCCTCGTGCTGGTCGACGCCGTCCAGTCCCCGGGGCAGGCGCCGCTCCCGGTCGAGACGTGGGGGGCCGACTTCGTCGCCGCGGCCGGCCACAAGTGGCTCGCGGGCGTCTGGGGCGCGGGGTTCCTCTACGTCCGGGACCCGGAGCGGTGGCGGCCGCGCCACTTCGGCTACTACGCCGCCTTCGACTACGACGATGCCCGCGTCGACTACATGCCCGGCGCCCAGCGCTTCGAGGTCGGCACCAACTCGCTCGCACCCTACGCTGCGCTCCGCGAGGCCATCGACATCCACCACGAGGTCGGCCTCGACGTGATCCGCGAGCGCCAGCGCGGGCTGGTCGAACGCCTGCAGGACGCGGTGGGCGAGCGCCGCATCTCGCCCCGGGAGCCCGAATCCGGGCTCGTGACGTTCGCGGTCGACGACGACGAGGCGTTCGTCGAGCGCGCCCGCGAGGCCGGCGTCGTCGTCCGCTCGGTCCCCCGCGACGGCTGGGTCCGGGCCTCCGTCCACGCGTTCAACACCGAGGACGACGTCGAGCGGCTGGGCGAACTGCTCTGAGCGATGTGCCGGGCCGCCCGAATCGCCCTCGTCGCGTGCCTCGTCCTCGCCGGCTGTGGTGGGCTCGGGGGGTCGACGCCCGACTGCACGACCACGCCCTCTCCGACGCCACGCGCCGAGCCGCCGGTGTACGTCGTCATCGACAACGAGGACGTGTCGACCCACTCGCTGGAGATCCGCGCGACCCACCTGCGCGAGAACGGGAGCCGGGCGGTCCTGTTCGACTCGACCGTGGGGCTGGCACCCACCCAGCACCTCGAGACGCGGGCGACGGTCCCCTCGCGCGACGGGCGCTACCGCGTCCGCGCGACCGTCGGGAACGTCACCGGCCGGGAGACGTTCACCGTCCCCGACGGGCGGCTCCGGCAGGTCCGCGTCCACATCGTGGTGAACCGCTCCGACGCGTCCGACCCCGTGGCCATCGACGCGACCGTCCAGCGGCCGACGCCGGCCTGCTGAGTCGGGCCTGTCGCGACGGACCTATGCCCCAACGGTCAAGCCGGCGCCGCTCGACACCCGTCCATGGCAGACACAAACCGCCAGTGGCACCTCGCGGAGCGTCCGACCGGTGAACCCGACCACGACACCTTCGAACTCGTCGAGGCCGACGTTCCCGAGCCCGGTCCGGGCGAGGTCCTCGTCCGGACGGTCTACCAGTCCGTGGACCCGTACATGCGCGGGCGGATGCGCGACGCCGAGTCCTACGCCGAGCCGTGGGAGCCGGGCGAGCCGATGCGCGCAGGCGTCGTCGGCGAGGTGGCGGCGAGCGAGCACGGCCGCTTCAGCGAGGGCGACATCGTCACGGGCGACCTGCTGTGGGCCGAGTACGCGGTCGCCGACGGCGACGAGTTGCGGAAGGTGGACCCGTCGCTCGCACCCATCTCGACCGCGGTCGGCGTCCTCGGGATGCCCGGCGTGACGGCGTTCTACGGGTTCACCGAGAAGGGCCAGCCGGAACCGGGCGACACCGTCGTCGTGAGCGCGGCCGCGGGCGCGGTCGGCAGCGTCGTCGGCCAGCTCGCCCGCGCCCA from Haloglomus litoreum includes the following:
- a CDS encoding NUDIX hydrolase, producing the protein MTGDDPGTGEGTDGGRSPYEPEPPHPPGDDADADDGPPHVARLDLDAVTAHRAREVSGVERAEWAGVLVPVIEREDGHHLLFTERAADMRNHAGEMSFPGGGYEADDGDLETTALREAREEVGLEPMTADVVGPLDDLPGPYGHVVRPFVARVPDRTYDPDEREVAAVVVISVSDLTSPGVYESETRSHPDRGTARLPFFRVDGHVVWGLTGFIVRTLLDLTTDWDPPDRGERLGPRPDEGHDVPAGWPEKDR
- a CDS encoding alpha/beta fold hydrolase is translated as MPTATTDDGTTLRYAVAGEGEDPPVALVNDAGFGAWAWGWQHEPLAGRRRVVTFDHRGTGDSGTDGAVDIDTLAGDLSAVLAAADAKPAHLVGFGLGGAVALRYARDRGIRSLVLVGTCAGSDVDVDGLARCYPDGADEAAVRATLPALFSDAFRDADPSLLERVVDWRRAEDAPPRVRSAQVDAWLGFTPEPLYELTEPAFVLRGTDDPAVDRPTAEALAEDLPRGRFEAIAGRRLAHVESSRPVNDALTAFFDEVDDDG
- a CDS encoding hybrid sensor histidine kinase/response regulator produces the protein MTDDTPRVLYVDDGPAMRELVSRGFERRPGVTSWAALDGAMALAAVEATRFDCVVASHDLPEMSGLDLLDEIRATHTELPFVLFAADGDEQLAAEALGRGATDYLRRSGANPVPLVVDRATDYATEHFERAALERVRERYEIVGRTVSDVVWEWDLETGAVRWGAGVEAALGFDRSGSYDRSWWLERVHPEDREALRAACRPVREGDEQGFECRYRLRRADGSYAHVVDAGEGVGDGEPGRLVGALRDETERIERAAALERRNEQLDQFATVVSHDLRNPLGVVRGRIQLARETGDLDHLADAVDATDRMGELIDDLLALAREGRTVEEPEPVALGPIARTAWASIPDREAVDATLEVETDVGERLLADPDRLRQLLENLFANAVEHGSRGVDSEGRQDADGPALTVRIGWLPDGDGFYVADDGPGIPPDRRDEVFDLGDTDGGTGVGLAIVEEVATAHGWELEVVESDEGGARFEVRGVTPGGEDGADGAAS
- a CDS encoding aminotransferase class V-fold PLP-dependent enzyme is translated as MDPADVAADIDLDDIAYLNWGASGPSPDRVLAAARDEQRRHERHAHSTADPYEYAAEQFAATRESVAGLLDTASERIALTDSTADGISRVANAIDWADGDTVVRTDMDHPAGTLPWGRRQDDGLVVHELDCPGGHLDFDALRDAAQGSKLVVLNAISWLHGTHLDISRAVDIAHDAGALVLVDAVQSPGQAPLPVETWGADFVAAAGHKWLAGVWGAGFLYVRDPERWRPRHFGYYAAFDYDDARVDYMPGAQRFEVGTNSLAPYAALREAIDIHHEVGLDVIRERQRGLVERLQDAVGERRISPREPESGLVTFAVDDDEAFVERAREAGVVVRSVPRDGWVRASVHAFNTEDDVERLGELL
- a CDS encoding NADP-dependent oxidoreductase, with protein sequence MADTNRQWHLAERPTGEPDHDTFELVEADVPEPGPGEVLVRTVYQSVDPYMRGRMRDAESYAEPWEPGEPMRAGVVGEVAASEHGRFSEGDIVTGDLLWAEYAVADGDELRKVDPSLAPISTAVGVLGMPGVTAFYGFTEKGQPEPGDTVVVSAAAGAVGSVVGQLARAQGCDVVGIAGAEEKCDWLTDELGFDAAVNYKQEDVRSAVREAAPGGVDIYFDNVGGPVTDAVWPSLNDFARVVACGQISLYNATELPTGPRKLTDAVQKRLRIEGFIVSDYDRWAHALGRLGGLIASDDLRYREHVVEGFENAPDAFLGLFEGVNIGKTLVQVGEEP